The Actinomycetes bacterium genome contains the following window.
CCGACCTCCTCGAGGGTGCGGGGGTGGCCGTCGGTCAGGCCGAAGCGGAGCTGGATGACCTTCTTCTCGCGCTCCGACAGGGTGTGCAGGACCGAGTCGAGCTGCTCCTGGAGCAGGATGAAGCTGGCGGCGTCGACCGGGACCACCGCGTCGGAGTCCTCGATGAAGTCGCCGAGGTGGGAGTCCTCCTCCTCGCCGATCGGGGTCTCGAGGCTGACCGGCTCCTGGCTGACCTTCAGGATCTCGCGGACCTTCTCGGGGGTGAACTCCATCTCCCGGCCGATCTCCTCAGGGGTCGGCTCCCGGCCGAGGTCCTGCAGGAGCTGGCGCTGGATGCGGATCAGCTTGTTGATGGTCTCGACCATGTGCACTGGGATGCGGATGGTGCGGGCCTGGTCGGCGATGGCCCGGGTGATCGCCTGCCGGATCCACCAGGTGGCGTAGGTCGAGAACTTGTAGCCCTTGGTGTAGTCGAACTTCTCGACCGCGCGGATGAGCCCAAGGTTGCCTTCCTGGATCAGGTCCAGGAAGAGCATCCCACGGCCCACGTAGCGCTTGGCGATCGACACGACCAGGCGCAGGTTGGCCTCGATGAGCTTCTTCTTGGCGAGCTGGCCCTGGCGCTCGGTGCGCTGCAGCTCCCGCAGCCGGGTCGAGCTGGGCTTCTTGGCCCCGTTCAAGGCCTTGTCGAGCTCGGCGGTGGCCGCCTCGCCCTCCTCGATGGCCTTGGCCAGGATGACCTCCTGCTCCGCGGTCAGGAGCGGGACCTTGCCGATCTCCTTGAGGTACATGCGGACCGGGTCGTTGGTCGGCGCCTTGAGGGCGAGGTCGTCGTCGCGGGCCGAGCGGGCCTCGCGCGCGAACTCCTCGGCGTCGAGCTCGTCGACCATCTCGACGACCTCGATGTTCTCGTCGGCGAGGACCTGGTAGACGTTGTCGATCTGCTCAGCCGACAGGTCGACGGGAGCCAGCGCCTCGATCACCTCTTCGGTGGTGATGAAGCCGCGCTCCTTCCCCTTGACGACGAGGTCGCGTACCTCGTCGATCTGGGCTTCCTTGGCCATGGCCATAGGGTCAAGTACCTCTCGTGTCGTACCGAACGACGCGGGGACGCTGCCAGGTGCGCTCGGGGAGGGACCCCTAGCCTCCGGGCCGCGGCTCCCGCAGGGCTCGCCGTCGGGCCTCGAGGCTGATGAGCTCTTCGAATCGTTGAGTGTACTCGTCCGGCCGCTCCACCGGGTTCATACGCTGCAGGGTTCCCTTGAGCTCGTCGATTCCGCGGGTCAGGCGGAACTCTTCGAGCCGACGAAACACCTCTTCAGCGTACTCGCGCTTCTCCTCGGCCGCGAATGCTTCCACTGCCAGACCGCGCAGGAAGCCGCGCTCCTTCTCGTTGGCGGCCTGCTCGAGCACGGCCTCGAGCGGCGCGCCGGGGCCGCCCGCCTTGGCCAGGGCGACGAACGAGGCGCTCGTGGCCGGGGTGGTGAACCAGTCCTCGGCCCAGTGGCCGGCCGCGTCGACGGTCCACTCCGGGTACTGCAGGGCGAACTTGAGCGCCTCGCACTCCACCTTGGCCTGTGGGCTGCGGGAGCGCGGGGCCGCTCTGGCCACCCCCTGCTCGCGGGCCGGCTCGCGGCCGGCGACCATGCCCAGGTACTCGCGCTCGTCCAGGTGCAGGGCCTGGACCACCGAGCGGGCGTACTCGGTGCGCTGCAGGGTGTCGGGCACGCTGCGCAGCAGCGGGACCAGCTCGCGGGCGGCCCGCACCTTGCCCTCGGGGTGGCGCAGGTCGAAGTGGGCCAGCTTCCAGTCGAGCCACCAGCGCACCAGCGGCTGCGCCTCGGCGACCAGCTCGCGGAACGCGTCCCCGCCGTGGCGGGTGACGAAGTCGGCCGGGTCGAGGCCGGACGGCATGGTGAGCACGTGGGCGGAGAGCGACGCCTCGGGTGTGGCCACCAGCTCGCCGATGCCACGCTCGGCGG
Protein-coding sequences here:
- the rpoD gene encoding RNA polymerase sigma factor RpoD; protein product: MAMAKEAQIDEVRDLVVKGKERGFITTEEVIEALAPVDLSAEQIDNVYQVLADENIEVVEMVDELDAEEFAREARSARDDDLALKAPTNDPVRMYLKEIGKVPLLTAEQEVILAKAIEEGEAATAELDKALNGAKKPSSTRLRELQRTERQGQLAKKKLIEANLRLVVSIAKRYVGRGMLFLDLIQEGNLGLIRAVEKFDYTKGYKFSTYATWWIRQAITRAIADQARTIRIPVHMVETINKLIRIQRQLLQDLGREPTPEEIGREMEFTPEKVREILKVSQEPVSLETPIGEEEDSHLGDFIEDSDAVVPVDAASFILLQEQLDSVLHTLSEREKKVIQLRFGLTDGHPRTLEEVGREFGVTRERIRQIESKTLSKLRHPSRSQKLRDYLE